One Clostridium sp. CM027 genomic window carries:
- a CDS encoding penicillin-binding transpeptidase domain-containing protein, translating into MSKKNLKVVLFTTIGIILIVMAVFMFNFFTKVDSATKTFDTYKNKWVKQDFKTMYSMLSVKTKETITEKEFVDKYNAIYSGIEAKSISINVENEDKIKEGNKKAINIPFSIVMDTAAGQLKMPGYQATMVKEEVNNKKQWTLVWNEKMIFPSMEAGDKVRVEPEVAIRGEIYDRSKKPLAINDLIVTIGIKPITFIKNKDANISQMAKILDIDASVIENKLKDNENSDQFIPIINILRSEKVKIDGVMKLDGVIPNKTKGRVYPGGEALGSLIGYIKPITAEELQKNSSKGYNSFSLIGKAGLEQVYEDKLKGENGATIYISKQNNNNKVVILKKESKAGENITLSVDSELQKKIYEGMNKEPGASAAINPKTGEVLALVSSPSYDTNAITTYVSNTQKAEWEKAGDPFNNRFKAVYSPGSTFKLITAAVGLEQGKIKPSELINIPGNEWQPDKSWGLNKVTRVGEPRESVNLQDAFVYSDNIYFAKAALNIGKEEFIKGCNNFGIGQKLPINYPIANSQVANGNNIKNDVALADTGYGQGEVLMSPLHLALSYSAVVNDGNIMSPTLESLNEKVKAKVWKANAISADNIKFVKDGLTGVIDNPNGTGHAARVDGQALAGKTGTAELKKDDKDKAAEENGWFICMDTVNPKIVVSMLMENVKEKGGSHHVVPIVKGVMEYYLNKTLK; encoded by the coding sequence ATGTCGAAAAAAAACTTAAAAGTAGTACTTTTTACAACGATAGGGATTATATTAATAGTAATGGCAGTATTTATGTTTAATTTTTTTACAAAAGTGGATAGTGCAACAAAAACATTTGATACATATAAGAACAAGTGGGTAAAGCAGGATTTCAAAACAATGTATAGCATGCTTTCAGTTAAAACTAAGGAAACAATAACTGAAAAGGAATTTGTAGACAAATACAATGCTATTTATAGTGGAATAGAGGCTAAAAGTATATCTATTAATGTGGAGAATGAAGATAAAATTAAGGAAGGAAATAAAAAAGCTATAAATATACCATTTTCTATAGTTATGGATACTGCAGCAGGGCAATTAAAAATGCCAGGCTACCAGGCTACTATGGTGAAGGAAGAAGTTAACAATAAAAAGCAGTGGACATTAGTTTGGAATGAGAAAATGATATTTCCTAGTATGGAAGCGGGAGATAAGGTTAGGGTAGAGCCAGAAGTGGCTATACGTGGAGAAATTTATGATAGGAGTAAAAAACCACTTGCAATAAATGATTTAATTGTTACGATTGGAATAAAACCCATTACATTTATTAAAAATAAGGATGCTAATATATCGCAGATGGCTAAGATACTAGATATTGATGCTTCGGTTATAGAAAATAAACTAAAGGATAATGAAAATTCTGATCAATTTATACCGATTATTAACATATTGCGTAGTGAAAAAGTAAAAATAGATGGAGTTATGAAGCTTGATGGGGTAATCCCGAACAAGACTAAAGGTAGAGTATATCCAGGTGGGGAAGCTTTGGGGTCGCTTATAGGATACATAAAGCCGATAACTGCTGAGGAACTACAAAAGAATTCTAGTAAAGGGTATAACTCATTTAGTTTAATAGGAAAGGCAGGTCTTGAACAGGTTTATGAGGACAAGCTTAAGGGTGAAAATGGGGCAACAATATATATATCAAAACAAAATAATAACAATAAGGTTGTAATTCTTAAAAAAGAATCAAAAGCAGGTGAAAATATAACATTATCAGTAGATAGTGAACTACAGAAGAAAATATATGAAGGGATGAATAAAGAGCCGGGAGCCAGTGCAGCAATAAATCCAAAAACTGGAGAGGTATTGGCTTTAGTAAGCTCGCCGTCATATGATACAAATGCAATTACTACTTATGTTTCTAATACCCAAAAGGCAGAATGGGAAAAAGCAGGGGATCCATTTAATAATAGATTTAAGGCTGTATATTCTCCAGGGTCTACATTTAAACTGATAACGGCTGCAGTTGGGTTAGAGCAAGGGAAGATAAAACCTAGTGAACTTATTAACATACCGGGAAACGAATGGCAACCGGATAAATCATGGGGACTCAATAAGGTTACTAGGGTTGGTGAACCGAGAGAGTCAGTGAATTTACAGGATGCATTTGTATACTCTGATAACATATATTTCGCAAAGGCAGCTCTTAATATAGGTAAAGAGGAATTTATAAAAGGATGCAACAATTTTGGAATAGGTCAAAAGCTTCCAATAAATTATCCAATAGCAAATTCACAAGTAGCCAATGGTAACAACATTAAGAATGATGTAGCATTAGCAGATACTGGTTATGGTCAAGGGGAGGTCCTTATGAGCCCACTTCACCTTGCACTATCGTATAGCGCAGTTGTTAACGATGGAAATATTATGTCTCCAACTTTAGAAAGTTTGAATGAAAAGGTAAAGGCTAAGGTATGGAAAGCTAATGCAATTTCCGCGGATAATATAAAATTTGTAAAAGATGGTCTCACTGGAGTTATCGATAACCCAAATGGTACAGGTCATGCGGCAAGAGTTGATGGGCAAGCTCTCGCGGGTAAAACTGGAACAGCGGAACTTAAGAAAGATGACAAGGATAAAGCTGCAGAAGAAAATGGATGGTTTATATGTATGGATACAGTTAATCCTAAAATAGTAGTATCAATGTTAATGGAAAACGTTAAAGAGAAAGGTGGAAGTCACCATGTGGTACCTATTGTAAAAGGAGTAATGGAATATTACTTAAATAAAACACTGAAATAG
- the msrB gene encoding peptide-methionine (R)-S-oxide reductase MsrB, with the protein MDNKVYTKKSKEELKKILTPIQFEVSQESSTEKSFENEFWNNKEEGIYVDINSGEPLFTSLDKFDSGCGWPSFTKPVEDANVKENKDATHGMMRTEVRSKYGDSHLGHLFNDGPISQGGLRYCINSASLKFIPIHKLCDEGYGDYLELFNK; encoded by the coding sequence ATGGATAATAAAGTTTATACTAAAAAAAGTAAAGAAGAACTAAAGAAGATCTTAACTCCAATTCAGTTTGAAGTAAGTCAGGAAAGCAGCACAGAAAAATCTTTTGAAAATGAATTTTGGAATAATAAAGAAGAAGGCATTTATGTAGATATTAATAGTGGAGAGCCCTTATTTACATCTCTTGATAAATTTGATTCAGGTTGTGGGTGGCCTAGTTTTACAAAGCCTGTTGAGGATGCTAACGTTAAAGAAAATAAGGATGCAACCCATGGTATGATGAGAACAGAAGTAAGGAGCAAATATGGTGACAGTCATTTAGGACATTTATTCAACGATGGTCCGATTTCCCAGGGTGGATTAAGATATTGCATAAATAGTGCTTCACTAAAGTTTATACCAATTCATAAGCTCTGCGATGAAGGATATGGAGATTACTTAGAATTATTCAATAAATAA
- a CDS encoding FG-GAP-like repeat-containing protein, with translation MYNRYNRINPSIVSYASGDVNGDGITDAVYLTGIKTPDSPYTQNIVLVIQDGITGDFASIPLSENTGYNPTLFLGDFTGDGVDDILISIATGGSGGIMYYYIYSFINNEAKLLFDFNVYNEQYKYDVTYKDNYKVEVISKKNNQKYIIDISNKDADYLNEIYDENGKLKNPINGFVDPISGLYPVDFDSDKVYELLGYQKIAGRYHADSLGYVLNTLKWKDKIFALDNQQVAINGLQV, from the coding sequence ATGTATAATAGATATAATAGGATAAATCCGAGCATTGTTAGTTATGCAAGTGGAGATGTAAATGGTGATGGAATAACAGATGCTGTGTACTTAACAGGTATAAAGACACCAGATAGTCCATATACTCAAAATATCGTCCTTGTAATTCAAGATGGAATAACAGGTGATTTTGCTAGTATACCACTTAGTGAAAATACAGGATACAATCCTACACTATTTTTGGGGGATTTTACTGGAGATGGTGTAGATGATATTTTAATAAGTATTGCAACAGGTGGTAGTGGTGGAATAATGTACTATTACATTTACTCGTTTATTAACAATGAAGCAAAATTACTATTTGACTTTAATGTATATAATGAGCAATACAAATACGATGTTACTTATAAAGACAATTACAAGGTTGAAGTTATCAGTAAGAAAAATAACCAAAAATACATTATAGATATATCCAACAAGGACGCCGATTATTTAAATGAAATATACGACGAAAACGGAAAGCTAAAGAATCCAATCAACGGATTCGTTGATCCTATAAGCGGCTTATATCCTGTGGATTTTGATTCAGATAAAGTATATGAGCTATTGGGTTATCAAAAAATAGCTGGAAGATACCATGCAGACTCCTTAGGATATGTTTTAAATACTTTAAAATGGAAAGATAAGATATTTGCTTTGGATAATCAGCAAGTAGCTATTAATGGATTACAAGTATAG
- a CDS encoding LiaI-LiaF-like domain-containing protein gives MIKGRRVGTFTTGIVLVIFGIMFLLRLINPSIKYLLIASMWPLVLVLLGIEIIVAYLINKKEAMKYDFGAIILIIMVSFFAMGMGCMEYTITHIEQFRTVF, from the coding sequence ATGATTAAGGGACGTAGAGTGGGAACATTTACTACTGGAATAGTTTTAGTTATATTTGGAATAATGTTTTTACTACGATTAATAAATCCAAGTATTAAATATTTACTAATAGCATCGATGTGGCCCCTAGTTTTAGTTCTACTAGGAATTGAAATTATTGTAGCCTACTTAATAAACAAAAAAGAAGCAATGAAATACGATTTTGGCGCAATAATACTGATAATAATGGTATCATTCTTTGCAATGGGTATGGGATGTATGGAGTATACAATTACTCACATTGAACAGTTTAGAACTGTATTTTAA
- a CDS encoding RNA polymerase sigma factor — translation MMVVQKEQFANYIKQYERLIITICLSFTKNYFDAEDLAQQTFLSAYISFGKFDGVNFKAWLTTIAVNKCKDFLKSPARKIHSIPDEDFEGIKDKGETPEESLLKKHSSEKIYSLCKKLKEPYRAVSVNYFCEDVKLSDMAKNTGQSLKTLQTHLYRSKKMLKVLWKEEFM, via the coding sequence GTGATGGTTGTTCAAAAAGAACAGTTTGCAAACTATATAAAACAATATGAACGTTTAATCATTACTATTTGTCTATCCTTTACAAAAAATTACTTTGATGCAGAGGATTTGGCACAACAAACTTTTTTGTCTGCATATATAAGCTTTGGTAAATTTGATGGGGTAAATTTTAAAGCTTGGCTTACAACAATTGCAGTGAATAAATGTAAAGATTTTCTTAAAAGTCCTGCAAGAAAAATTCACAGCATACCTGATGAAGATTTTGAGGGTATAAAGGATAAGGGGGAAACACCTGAGGAGTCGCTTTTAAAAAAACATAGTAGCGAAAAAATATATAGTTTATGTAAGAAATTAAAAGAGCCTTATAGGGCGGTGTCAGTAAACTATTTTTGTGAAGATGTTAAACTTTCTGATATGGCAAAAAACACAGGTCAAAGTTTGAAAACATTGCAAACACATCTTTATAGATCCAAAAAGATGTTGAAAGTTTTATGGAAGGAGGAGTTTATGTGA
- a CDS encoding glycine betaine ABC transporter substrate-binding protein, whose protein sequence is MIKNNWKQFGIVTFSLIALTFVGCSSKSGEVKKTDNSSIEKQLNYKITGIDAGAGVVQAAEKAVKDYKLDYKVQTSSGAAMTQALSDAIKNKEPIIITGWSPHWMFSKYDLKYLKDPKGSFGGAENINTIARLGLKKDKPDAYKILDQFSWTADDMEAVMLKVNEGEVVKKVARQWITDNKDKVSKWTAGAKKVDGKEVKLAYVSWDTEIASTNVIALVLEDMGYKVRLTQVESGPMWAAVATGDVDAIVAAWLPGTHAKYMADYKGKVEDLGPNLEGAKIGLVVPKYMNINSIEDLAK, encoded by the coding sequence ATGATTAAAAATAATTGGAAACAATTTGGAATAGTAACATTTAGTCTAATAGCTCTGACTTTTGTAGGATGTAGTAGTAAAAGTGGCGAAGTAAAAAAGACTGATAATTCAAGTATTGAAAAACAATTAAATTATAAGATTACAGGTATAGATGCGGGCGCGGGCGTAGTGCAAGCTGCTGAAAAAGCTGTTAAAGACTATAAATTAGATTATAAAGTGCAAACTAGCTCAGGTGCTGCTATGACACAAGCACTTTCAGATGCAATTAAAAATAAGGAGCCAATTATAATAACTGGTTGGTCACCTCACTGGATGTTTAGTAAATATGATTTGAAATACTTAAAGGATCCTAAAGGATCTTTCGGTGGTGCTGAAAATATAAATACAATTGCACGCTTAGGATTAAAAAAAGATAAGCCAGATGCTTATAAAATTTTAGACCAATTTTCATGGACAGCTGATGATATGGAAGCTGTTATGCTTAAAGTTAACGAGGGTGAAGTTGTAAAGAAAGTTGCAAGACAATGGATTACTGACAATAAAGATAAAGTAAGTAAGTGGACAGCGGGTGCAAAAAAAGTGGATGGTAAGGAAGTCAAGCTTGCTTATGTTTCTTGGGATACAGAAATTGCATCTACTAATGTAATTGCATTAGTACTTGAAGATATGGGATACAAAGTTAGACTTACGCAAGTAGAATCAGGTCCTATGTGGGCGGCTGTAGCTACTGGAGATGTAGATGCTATTGTTGCAGCATGGTTACCAGGAACACACGCTAAATATATGGCTGACTACAAAGGTAAAGTTGAAGATCTAGGTCCAAACCTAGAGGGAGCTAAAATAGGGTTAGTTGTTCCTAAATATATGAACATTAATTCTATAGAAGATTTAGCTAAATAG
- a CDS encoding proline/glycine betaine ABC transporter permease has translation MKQIPTIPIVKWADMLVAWLRDNAQWFFEPIKDILNAVVNGLSDALIAIPPVVFILIIVALTIFITKKKWGLSIFALLGLLLILNLGYWEQTMLTLSLILTSSSISILIGIPLGVWMSKSRMVQDIVTPILDIMQTMPAFVYLIPAVSFFGIGMVPGIIASVIFAMPPVVRLTNFGIRQVSTELIEAADAFGSTPAQKLFKVQLPIAKNTIMAGVNQTIMLALSMVVIASMIGADGLGVEVFRAVTRNEAGQGFASGLAIVILAMILDRITQALNKKHTT, from the coding sequence ATGAAACAAATACCAACGATACCAATAGTTAAATGGGCTGACATGCTTGTAGCATGGTTAAGAGATAACGCTCAGTGGTTTTTTGAACCAATTAAAGATATTCTAAATGCTGTTGTAAATGGGTTAAGTGACGCATTAATAGCTATCCCTCCAGTGGTTTTTATACTGATTATCGTAGCATTAACTATATTTATAACTAAGAAAAAATGGGGTTTATCTATATTTGCATTATTGGGGTTGCTATTAATCCTAAATCTTGGATATTGGGAACAAACCATGCTTACCCTTTCATTGATTTTAACATCTAGTTCAATATCGATTTTGATTGGTATTCCTCTTGGAGTTTGGATGTCAAAAAGCAGAATGGTGCAAGATATAGTAACGCCTATATTAGACATTATGCAGACTATGCCTGCTTTTGTTTATTTAATACCAGCTGTTTCTTTCTTTGGGATAGGAATGGTACCTGGAATTATTGCATCTGTTATATTTGCAATGCCTCCAGTTGTAAGGTTAACTAATTTTGGTATTCGCCAAGTTTCAACAGAACTTATTGAGGCAGCAGATGCCTTTGGGTCAACTCCTGCACAAAAATTATTTAAGGTTCAACTTCCGATTGCGAAAAATACAATTATGGCAGGGGTTAACCAAACAATTATGTTAGCACTATCTATGGTTGTTATAGCTTCTATGATTGGTGCTGACGGGTTAGGTGTTGAAGTCTTTAGAGCGGTTACAAGAAATGAAGCCGGACAAGGATTTGCTTCAGGTTTAGCTATTGTTATATTAGCGATGATATTGGATCGTATTACTCAAGCGCTAAATAAAAAACACACTACATAA
- a CDS encoding glycine betaine/L-proline ABC transporter ATP-binding protein, producing MLKIEVKGLTKIFGKNPKQGIKLLQEGKTKPDILKETGMTVGVNRVSFEVHSGEIFVIMGLSGSGKSTLVRLINRLIEPNAGSVLVDGEDLAKMDKHKLRETRRKKLSMVFQGFGLFPHRTILENAGFGLEIQGMDKKEIEEKALESLQLVGLKGYEDQYPSQLSGGMKQRVGLARALANNPDILLMDEAFSALDPLNRKEMQDELIDLQATMHKTIIFITHDLDEALKIGDRIAIMKNGLIVQVGTPEEIMTNPADEYVRKFVEDVDRSKVFSAQHVMKRPETIDVEKHGPRVALKRMRQAGISSIYVINKNKEFLGVVTADAAAEAVKNGTKDIYDVMITDVPVVLPDLSLNDLFEIIHDSPVPVAVVEEKILKGIIVRGAVLAALAGNEVNNDETNTNDTNS from the coding sequence ATGTTGAAAATTGAAGTTAAAGGTTTGACCAAGATTTTTGGTAAAAACCCTAAACAAGGAATAAAGCTTTTACAAGAAGGAAAAACAAAACCAGATATCTTAAAAGAAACAGGAATGACTGTAGGTGTAAATAGGGTATCGTTTGAAGTACACTCTGGAGAAATTTTTGTCATTATGGGATTGTCAGGAAGTGGGAAGTCCACGCTTGTTAGATTGATTAATCGTCTAATCGAGCCAAATGCAGGTAGTGTGTTAGTGGATGGTGAGGATTTGGCGAAAATGGATAAACATAAATTAAGAGAAACTAGAAGAAAGAAACTAAGCATGGTTTTTCAAGGATTTGGATTATTTCCCCATCGTACTATTTTGGAGAATGCCGGATTCGGATTAGAAATACAAGGTATGGATAAAAAAGAAATTGAGGAAAAAGCCCTCGAATCATTACAATTGGTAGGGCTTAAAGGATACGAGGATCAATATCCTAGTCAATTATCAGGAGGGATGAAGCAAAGAGTAGGTCTTGCAAGGGCTCTAGCTAATAATCCAGATATTTTATTAATGGATGAAGCCTTTTCAGCACTAGATCCTTTAAACCGTAAAGAGATGCAAGATGAGCTTATAGATTTACAAGCAACCATGCATAAAACAATTATATTTATTACGCATGACTTAGATGAAGCACTTAAAATTGGAGACAGAATAGCAATTATGAAAAATGGATTAATAGTGCAGGTTGGTACTCCAGAAGAAATTATGACAAATCCTGCTGATGAATATGTTAGAAAGTTTGTTGAGGATGTAGATAGATCCAAGGTTTTTTCTGCACAACATGTTATGAAACGCCCAGAGACCATAGATGTAGAAAAACATGGTCCACGAGTTGCATTAAAACGTATGAGACAGGCTGGAATTTCAAGTATCTATGTTATTAATAAAAACAAAGAGTTCTTAGGAGTTGTAACTGCAGATGCGGCAGCTGAAGCAGTGAAAAATGGAACTAAAGATATTTATGATGTTATGATTACGGATGTTCCTGTAGTTCTTCCAGATTTGTCATTAAATGATTTGTTTGAGATAATACACGATTCTCCTGTACCAGTAGCTGTTGTTGAAGAAAAAATATTAAAAGGAATTATAGTTCGAGGTGCAGTATTAGCGGCTCTTGCAGGAAATGAGGTGAATAACGATGAAACAAATACCAACGATACCAATAGTTAA
- a CDS encoding MATE family efflux transporter — protein MNQTNELGTESIGKLLVKFSVPAITGMIVNALYNIVDRMYIGHIKGVGSYALSGLAITFPISVIIMAFGMLIGIGASAVISIKLGEKNKEAADNILGNAFILITIISLVISILGVLFLNKLLILFGASENSIPYAKAYIQIILMGAVFQNIGFGINNIIRAEGNPKMAMLTMVFGAIINIILDPIFIFVFDMGIQGAAIATIISQAFNTILVLKYFTSKSSGSVLKIKKANLKLHKHIIKDIFAIGMAPFSMQIASSFVIILYNKGLYSYGGDLAIAAMGILNSISMLIFMPIFGISQGIQPIIGYNYGAKLYPRVLKVLKLAITFGTCIAIIGFIGVQVFAKQLIGVFVGNNTDLINLGARGIRIDLIFLPILGFQILGASYFQAINEAKTSMILSILRQVIVLIPLILILPLFFKLDGLWLSQPCADLIATALTAFFLWKSIKKLKCKNIV, from the coding sequence ATGAATCAAACAAATGAATTAGGAACAGAAAGTATAGGAAAACTACTGGTTAAGTTTTCGGTGCCAGCTATAACAGGGATGATTGTAAATGCGTTATATAACATTGTAGATCGAATGTATATAGGGCATATTAAAGGGGTAGGATCCTATGCACTTTCAGGACTTGCTATAACGTTCCCCATATCAGTTATTATAATGGCTTTTGGAATGCTTATTGGGATAGGTGCTAGTGCAGTTATATCAATAAAACTAGGAGAAAAAAACAAGGAAGCGGCAGATAATATTTTGGGAAATGCCTTTATACTTATAACGATAATATCATTAGTGATTAGTATACTTGGAGTTTTGTTTTTAAATAAACTCCTAATCTTATTTGGAGCAAGTGAAAATAGTATCCCCTATGCAAAAGCATATATACAAATCATACTTATGGGAGCTGTTTTTCAAAATATAGGATTTGGTATTAATAATATAATTAGAGCAGAGGGTAATCCTAAAATGGCAATGCTTACAATGGTATTTGGTGCAATTATTAATATTATATTAGATCCAATATTCATATTCGTTTTTGATATGGGAATTCAAGGTGCTGCAATAGCAACCATAATTTCTCAAGCTTTTAATACTATATTAGTATTGAAATATTTTACATCTAAAAGCAGTGGAAGCGTGCTAAAAATAAAGAAAGCCAATTTAAAGCTGCATAAACATATTATAAAAGATATTTTTGCTATTGGCATGGCTCCTTTTTCTATGCAAATTGCATCAAGTTTTGTAATTATTTTATATAATAAAGGTCTTTATTCTTACGGAGGGGATCTTGCAATAGCTGCAATGGGAATATTAAATAGTATATCAATGCTTATTTTTATGCCTATATTTGGTATAAGTCAAGGGATTCAGCCTATAATAGGATATAATTATGGGGCTAAATTGTATCCAAGGGTTTTAAAGGTTTTAAAGCTTGCCATAACTTTTGGCACTTGCATTGCTATAATTGGATTTATAGGAGTACAAGTATTTGCGAAGCAGCTTATTGGCGTATTTGTAGGTAATAATACTGACCTAATAAATCTAGGTGCACGTGGAATTAGAATAGACTTAATCTTTTTACCTATATTAGGGTTTCAAATTTTAGGGGCAAGCTATTTTCAAGCAATAAATGAGGCAAAAACCTCAATGATTTTAAGCATATTAAGACAAGTCATAGTACTAATTCCACTTATTCTTATACTTCCATTATTTTTTAAATTGGATGGATTATGGCTTTCACAACCTTGTGCAGATTTGATCGCAACTGCACTAACCGCATTCTTCTTATGGAAAAGTATTAAAAAACTTAAATGTAAAAACATTGTATAG
- a CDS encoding GreA/GreB family elongation factor has protein sequence MKNTILTPSGVIKLEEELSFRTGEKRREITAAIKEAKGHGDLSENAEYDAAKDEEATNNDRIIAVQELLRNSTVVDDYSSDDQLGLGGQADIKFLDTGDIENIHLVSTVETNPDLMNISIESPLGMAIYKKALGEKCSVISPEGNYEVSIEKIYE, from the coding sequence ATGAAAAATACAATATTAACACCTAGTGGAGTAATAAAATTAGAGGAAGAATTATCCTTTCGCACAGGAGAAAAAAGAAGAGAAATAACCGCCGCAATTAAAGAAGCAAAGGGCCATGGCGATTTAAGTGAGAATGCAGAGTATGATGCAGCTAAAGATGAGGAAGCAACCAATAATGATAGAATAATTGCAGTTCAAGAGTTACTTAGGAACTCTACAGTCGTAGATGATTACAGTAGTGACGACCAATTAGGTCTTGGAGGTCAGGCTGATATTAAATTTCTTGACACAGGTGATATTGAGAACATACACCTGGTATCAACAGTAGAGACCAACCCTGATTTAATGAACATAAGTATTGAATCCCCTCTTGGAATGGCAATATATAAAAAGGCACTTGGAGAAAAGTGCTCTGTTATATCTCCTGAAGGCAATTATGAAGTAAGTATAGAAAAAATTTACGAGTAA
- a CDS encoding alpha/beta-type small acid-soluble spore protein — protein sequence MTKRTLVPEAAGKLQKFKMEVAQDMAVDNIESRNVDMGDVPSNIVNKIKNSGNVGGEMVKRMVEAAEKNMVDNK from the coding sequence ATGACTAAAAGAACATTAGTACCAGAAGCAGCGGGAAAACTTCAAAAATTTAAAATGGAAGTAGCACAAGATATGGCAGTAGATAATATTGAAAGCAGAAATGTAGATATGGGCGATGTGCCAAGTAATATTGTAAATAAAATAAAAAATTCAGGTAATGTCGGCGGAGAAATGGTAAAGAGAATGGTAGAGGCAGCAGAAAAAAATATGGTGGATAATAAGTAA
- the speE gene encoding polyamine aminopropyltransferase: MKMDELPKYFKKIDNELWFEEVEVEKKSLKITYKINKCFSYSKSPYQEVALIDTVAFGPCLVLDGSMQTTSADGFIYNEMITHIPVITHKNPQNVLVIGGGDCGAVRELSKYKGLETIDMVELDEVVTKESIKFLPEISGGAGFDKRINFKFGDGVEYVKKTDIKYDIVMVDSPDPEGPAKDLFGEEFYKNVKRTLKTDGVMVCQSESPMLHRNIIENTRRILKNNFKIVKTYIAFVPTYPGGLWSFTMASDVYDPSNMDVNKLPLETRYLTKEIAKSCFDLPNFISDLK, encoded by the coding sequence ATGAAAATGGATGAATTGCCAAAGTATTTTAAAAAAATTGATAATGAACTGTGGTTTGAGGAAGTTGAAGTTGAGAAAAAAAGTTTGAAAATTACTTACAAAATTAATAAATGTTTTTCATATAGCAAATCGCCCTATCAAGAGGTAGCTTTGATTGATACTGTGGCATTTGGTCCATGTCTTGTGCTTGATGGGTCAATGCAGACTACTTCAGCAGATGGTTTTATATATAATGAAATGATTACTCATATTCCAGTAATCACACATAAAAACCCACAAAACGTATTGGTAATTGGTGGAGGAGACTGTGGAGCGGTACGAGAATTATCAAAGTATAAAGGACTTGAGACAATTGACATGGTTGAGCTCGACGAAGTAGTAACAAAAGAAAGCATAAAATTTCTTCCGGAAATAAGCGGAGGCGCAGGTTTTGATAAAAGAATCAATTTTAAATTCGGAGATGGAGTTGAATACGTAAAGAAGACCGATATTAAGTATGATATAGTCATGGTCGATTCACCAGATCCTGAGGGTCCTGCTAAGGATTTGTTTGGAGAAGAATTTTATAAAAATGTAAAAAGAACATTAAAAACTGATGGAGTAATGGTATGTCAAAGTGAATCTCCAATGCTTCATCGTAATATAATTGAGAATACAAGAAGGATATTAAAGAATAACTTTAAAATTGTAAAAACCTATATAGCGTTTGTTCCAACTTATCCAGGTGGATTATGGAGTTTTACAATGGCTTCAGATGTTTATGATCCTAGTAACATGGACGTAAATAAATTGCCTCTTGAAACTCGTTATTTAACAAAGGAGATTGCAAAATCTTGCTTTGATCTTCCAAATTTCATAAGTGATCTAAAATAG